A genome region from Bufo gargarizans isolate SCDJY-AF-19 chromosome 2, ASM1485885v1, whole genome shotgun sequence includes the following:
- the LOC122926961 gene encoding POU domain class 2-associating factor 1-like, with protein MHWQKSVTSDQHQQNQNRPYLGVRVKEPVKELLKRKRGNSAATNSITPTVSTSYQTLPPYTSVVSNSTDHPYVDLDATTSLLPIQDEGTFYTGWISQPPSFQPITQWTACPEYISHETVSCPYTGDMYVQPMCQGYTVVGPPSVLTYTSQPLLTNFTTRSTTPCVATQLEYAEQQTPLTYFPWPQTIPNLPTATHSIPYQATPPTIQSQQFVTVPIPVQDSVPEELNESRVRRDLNNLPMEKLLQGEEGNDSYVLNHTLSIEGL; from the exons CTGTGACTTCAGATCAGCACCAGCAGAACCAGAACCGACCTTACCTTGGTGTGCGGGTCAAGGAACCAGTCAAGGAGCTTCTGAAAAGAAAGAGAGGGAACTCAGCTGCTACTAATTCCATAACGCCCACG GTGTCGACATCTTACCAGACTCTCCCACCGTACACGTCAGTAG TCTCAAACTCCACTGACCACCCGTATGTTGATTTGGACGCTACAACATCATTGCTGCCAATCCAAGATGAAGGCACATTCTACACTGGATGGATTTCCCAGCCGCCCTCTTTTCAGCCTATAACACAATGGACAGCATGCCCAGAGTACATCTCACACGAGACTGTCAGCTGCCCGTATACAGGTGACATGTATGTGCAGCCCATGTGTCAGGGCTACACGGTGGTTGGTCCACCTTCAGTCTTGACTTACACCTCACAACCTCTACTTACCAATTTCACA ACAAGAAGCACCACTccatgtgtggccacccagttAGAATATGCAGAGCAGCAAACACCACTGACTTACTTCCCATGGCCACAGACCATTCCAAACCTTCCTACTGCAACTCATTCAATACCATACCAAGCAACGCCACCCACCATTCAAAGCCAACAGTTTGTCACAGTACCAATTCCTGTACAGGATTCTGTGCCAGAGGAACTTAATGAGTCAAGAGTGAGACGAGACCTCAACAACCTGCCAATGGAAAAATTACTCCAAGGAGAGGAAGGAAACGATTCCTATGTTCTAAATCACACTTTATCTATTGAAGGCCTTTAA